From the Pseudarthrobacter sp. MM222 genome, one window contains:
- a CDS encoding DUF4011 domain-containing protein — protein MSVGQGHHEGSEELRKWLSGLKPVTGADTMLRFTKTPEGSIDLTHAHPSGLAQLMAGRRTRLSTLIRDRQQFVVAARASRNLRSKIFELSNDRGIDAGYFSAGTVVWTSAVGGKPQRVSAPVLLIAVSLTVRPGEDDYELQLTEQARINPALIRHLKTIHGIVFDVNAVTRMAYSTARFDPQPVLDRLGTLIQPIHGAEVEHNLLVSTFSDLSGNLEDPWINENNALVAALARAAAGSPADVPELKPNRFPSTDSRNPAEELLLLDADADQQYVVDAVRAGDSLAVSSPPGTGQTQTVINTIGALVDEGKTVLVVGDRRASLAEISGQLETLGLDSMLFQLSGNAAPLQLKGQLVRAIVRNEKSLEPQLSNLHTTLTEHRHALMDHVSSLHNVRQRWGCSPYEAMQSLAELTSIHPAPATTVRLKRSVLDNIRDREELAGRLRRAAELGSFSRASTTSPWHGARLLTRKETQEAQQVAVSVAQKLPLLRERMNGVADHAEIRLGHTFAEWGEQIELLVAVRESLDKFTPDIFDRPVHDLISATASSSWRRERNIEMPSMQRSRLRRVAKEYVRPGVHIADLHSSLVLVQDQRAAWSGYATTQRHPAVPSGLADISGLYRELGAELFELGLAVKHTAAGGELLSTPYEELMERLELLVSDTGTLETLPERTLLVENMREHGLGELLADLAEREVPAESVAAELELAWWQSALEAMISGDDYLAMSDGDALRQLEAEYRLADNAHIASGAARLRWKLAERWRAAIAENPRQADLLRSLLKDGRVTLAALSGQAPELLPKLVPVWSVSPYLMSGLLPIEQKFDAVVILDAEATSLQAVLPAIARAQQVIAFGDDQIASPRTFTVSVERLAAGESSHQGVESAYKALTAVLPVRKLRNVYRAVDEDLVRQLSKAFYDGGLRRLPEGQSATGLDRALSLEYLPDGTGLPSADQDGVESVVAEVNRAVELVFEHARLRPRTSLAVVTGSLRHAARIGESIRLQLPNYPMLASFFTAGEESFRVVDLDRAQGLVRDHIIFSPGYGRTPHGRALHSLGPLSAEGGRAKFALAMTRARRSLHVLSCFRPEDLDVTRLSHGAVDFYELLDREITGNSDLGSPASRAAASEQALGADPLVADLGDRLRARGARVWHQYDGVLNMVAAADPLHTIGQDDAEIPQPVAIESDGTEQYRRMTVRERSRLRPQQLERLGWRYMPLWTIEVFTDPSACADRIGGYLGLEKPAVTSRHRSSGFFDDDVEHLAVNDAQAAAGRSASTQGTAAPGAPASFAAEPATTGSHGGEQQQAAAPGTKEADRMSADGDVQDTSANEAHDEQWAAETGASEEAPAGAGVPASAASSAVAEGVLPNKAAEDDPRRWGDRPDGYDHDSWLQEQKPPHWG, from the coding sequence GTGTCAGTTGGTCAAGGCCACCACGAGGGCTCCGAGGAGCTCAGGAAATGGCTGTCGGGGCTCAAGCCCGTCACCGGGGCAGATACGATGCTGCGCTTCACGAAGACGCCCGAGGGTTCCATCGACCTGACCCACGCGCACCCGTCCGGCCTGGCACAGCTCATGGCGGGCCGGCGTACCCGGCTTTCCACCCTGATCAGGGACCGCCAGCAGTTCGTCGTCGCCGCCCGCGCCTCGCGGAACCTGCGCTCTAAGATTTTCGAACTGTCGAACGACCGCGGCATCGACGCCGGATATTTCTCCGCCGGCACCGTCGTCTGGACGTCCGCCGTGGGGGGCAAGCCGCAGCGCGTCTCGGCCCCCGTCCTGCTGATCGCCGTGTCGCTCACCGTCCGGCCGGGCGAGGACGACTACGAACTCCAGCTGACGGAACAGGCCCGCATCAACCCTGCGCTGATCCGGCACCTGAAAACCATCCACGGGATCGTTTTCGACGTCAACGCCGTCACCCGCATGGCGTACAGCACCGCCCGGTTTGATCCGCAGCCGGTCCTGGACCGCCTCGGCACCCTCATCCAGCCCATCCACGGTGCCGAGGTGGAACACAACCTCCTGGTCTCCACGTTCTCGGACCTTTCCGGGAACCTCGAGGATCCCTGGATCAACGAAAACAACGCGCTCGTCGCTGCCCTGGCCCGCGCCGCCGCCGGGTCGCCTGCGGACGTGCCCGAACTCAAGCCGAACCGCTTCCCGAGCACGGATTCCCGCAACCCGGCGGAGGAACTCCTGCTGCTCGACGCCGATGCGGACCAGCAGTACGTTGTGGACGCCGTCCGGGCGGGGGACTCGCTCGCGGTGAGCAGCCCGCCCGGGACCGGACAGACCCAGACCGTCATCAACACCATCGGCGCGCTCGTCGACGAAGGCAAGACCGTCCTGGTGGTGGGGGACAGGCGCGCCAGCCTGGCCGAGATCTCCGGCCAGCTGGAGACGCTCGGCCTCGATTCCATGCTCTTCCAGCTTTCCGGCAACGCGGCGCCGCTGCAGCTCAAGGGGCAACTGGTCCGCGCCATCGTCCGTAACGAGAAGTCCCTCGAACCGCAGCTCAGCAACCTTCACACCACGCTGACCGAGCACCGCCACGCCCTCATGGACCACGTCTCCTCGCTGCACAACGTCCGCCAGCGCTGGGGCTGCTCGCCGTACGAGGCGATGCAGTCGCTGGCCGAGCTGACCTCGATCCATCCCGCACCGGCCACCACGGTGCGGCTCAAGCGCAGCGTCCTGGACAACATCCGGGACCGTGAGGAACTGGCCGGACGGCTCCGCCGGGCCGCCGAGCTGGGCAGTTTCAGCCGCGCATCGACCACCAGCCCCTGGCATGGGGCGCGGCTGCTGACCCGGAAGGAAACCCAGGAGGCGCAGCAGGTCGCCGTGTCCGTGGCACAGAAGCTGCCGTTGCTGCGCGAGCGCATGAACGGCGTCGCGGACCACGCCGAAATCCGCCTCGGCCACACCTTCGCCGAGTGGGGCGAGCAGATCGAACTCCTCGTCGCCGTCCGCGAGAGCCTCGACAAATTCACTCCGGACATCTTTGACCGTCCGGTCCACGACCTCATTTCCGCGACTGCCTCCTCCTCCTGGCGGCGCGAGCGGAACATCGAGATGCCGTCCATGCAGCGCTCCCGGCTGCGCCGAGTCGCAAAGGAATACGTCCGCCCCGGCGTCCACATCGCCGATCTCCACAGCTCACTCGTCCTCGTCCAGGACCAGCGGGCCGCGTGGTCCGGCTACGCGACGACGCAGCGCCATCCGGCCGTCCCGTCCGGGCTCGCCGACATTTCGGGCCTCTACCGTGAACTCGGAGCCGAGCTCTTCGAACTGGGACTGGCCGTCAAGCACACCGCAGCCGGCGGCGAGCTGCTCTCCACCCCCTACGAAGAGCTGATGGAGCGGCTGGAACTTCTGGTCTCTGACACCGGCACGCTGGAGACCCTTCCGGAGCGGACCCTGCTCGTGGAGAACATGCGCGAGCATGGTCTTGGCGAACTGCTCGCCGACCTGGCCGAGCGCGAGGTGCCGGCGGAATCGGTCGCGGCCGAACTCGAGCTGGCCTGGTGGCAGTCCGCCCTGGAAGCCATGATCAGTGGCGACGACTACCTCGCCATGTCCGACGGCGACGCGCTGCGCCAGCTTGAGGCCGAATACCGCCTCGCTGACAACGCCCACATCGCCAGCGGCGCTGCCCGGCTGCGCTGGAAGCTCGCCGAGCGCTGGCGCGCGGCCATCGCGGAGAACCCGCGGCAGGCGGACCTGCTGCGCAGCCTCCTCAAGGACGGCCGCGTGACCCTCGCCGCGCTTTCCGGGCAGGCCCCGGAACTGCTGCCCAAGCTGGTGCCCGTCTGGTCCGTCAGCCCATATCTGATGTCCGGGTTGCTGCCGATTGAGCAGAAATTCGACGCCGTGGTCATCCTCGACGCCGAGGCAACCTCATTGCAGGCCGTCCTGCCCGCCATCGCGCGCGCCCAGCAGGTCATCGCCTTCGGCGACGACCAGATCGCCAGCCCCAGGACCTTCACCGTCAGCGTGGAGCGTCTCGCCGCCGGCGAAAGCTCGCACCAGGGCGTTGAAAGCGCCTACAAAGCCCTCACCGCCGTGCTGCCGGTCCGGAAGTTGCGGAACGTTTACCGGGCGGTCGACGAGGACCTCGTGCGGCAGCTGAGCAAGGCGTTCTACGACGGCGGGCTCCGCCGGCTCCCCGAAGGCCAGTCCGCTACCGGGCTGGACCGCGCGCTCAGCCTGGAATACCTGCCGGACGGCACCGGACTGCCGAGCGCGGACCAGGACGGCGTCGAATCCGTCGTCGCCGAAGTCAACCGCGCCGTGGAACTGGTCTTCGAACATGCGCGCCTCCGTCCGCGCACTTCCCTGGCCGTCGTCACCGGCAGCCTCCGCCATGCCGCCAGGATCGGGGAGTCCATCCGGCTCCAGCTGCCCAACTATCCTATGCTCGCAAGCTTCTTCACCGCCGGCGAGGAATCCTTCCGCGTGGTGGACCTGGACCGCGCCCAGGGTCTGGTCCGTGACCACATCATCTTCTCCCCGGGCTATGGACGCACCCCGCACGGGCGCGCCCTGCACAGTCTCGGCCCGCTCTCGGCCGAGGGCGGACGGGCCAAGTTTGCCCTGGCGATGACCCGCGCCCGCCGCTCCCTGCACGTCCTCAGCTGCTTCCGGCCCGAGGATCTTGACGTGACCCGGCTGAGCCATGGAGCCGTGGACTTCTACGAACTGCTGGACCGGGAAATCACCGGAAACTCCGATCTCGGCAGCCCCGCATCGCGGGCCGCCGCCAGCGAGCAGGCCCTGGGCGCCGACCCGCTCGTGGCCGATCTTGGCGACCGGCTCCGGGCCCGCGGTGCCCGGGTCTGGCACCAGTACGACGGCGTCCTCAACATGGTGGCCGCCGCCGACCCGCTGCACACCATAGGCCAGGACGACGCCGAGATCCCGCAGCCCGTGGCGATCGAATCCGACGGAACCGAACAGTACCGGAGGATGACCGTGCGGGAACGCAGCAGGCTCCGGCCGCAGCAGCTGGAACGGCTGGGCTGGCGCTACATGCCCCTCTGGACCATCGAGGTGTTCACCGACCCGTCGGCCTGTGCCGACCGGATCGGCGGGTACCTGGGACTGGAAAAGCCGGCGGTGACCAGCCGGCACCGGTCCTCGGGCTTCTTCGATGACGACGTGGAACATCTGGCCGTCAACGATGCCCAAGCGGCGGCGGGGCGTTCCGCGTCAACGCAGGGGACCGCCGCGCCGGGCGCCCCCGCTTCTTTTGCCGCCGAACCAGCAACCACCGGCTCTCATGGCGGAGAGCAGCAGCAAGCAGCAGCACCGGGCACTAAGGAGGCCGACCGCATGAGCGCAGACGGCGACGTTCAAGACACAAGCGCCAACGAGGCGCACGACGAACAGTGGGCCGCCGAGACGGGCGCATCTGAGGAGGCGCCGGCGGGCGCGGGCGTGCCCGCTTCGGCTGCCAGCAGCGCGGTGGCCGAAGGCGTGCTGCCGAACAAGGCGGCCGAGGACGACCCGCGCCGCTGGGGAGACCGCCCCGACGGCTACGACCACGATTCCTGGCTGCAGGAACAAAAACCCCCGCACTGGGGCTAG